The following are from one region of the Halomonas qaidamensis genome:
- a CDS encoding AmpG family muropeptide MFS transporter — translation MPTPIPRRSWSSALGIYCRAPVITMLFLGFSAGLPFLLVFSTLSAWLRSDGVEVAAIGFFAWIGMLYSIKFFWAPIVDRLALPILTRSFGQRRGWMLLAQGMIAIGLIGLAGVSPVGNLGWVATFALLVAFGSATQDIAIDAYRIESADDDVQAAMASTYIIGYRGGLLAAGAGALYVASAFSWNAAYLSMAALVGIGVITVLIRPEPKRASLTVQLIHEPKVRAFIRASRGQPKVLRRLGAWVIGAIVCPFTDFFRRYGVKALGILVFIAVFRISDLAMASMANPLYIDLGFSLATIANVTNIFGIAMSITGGILGGLLVARYGIGPLLIIGAGFVMVTNLLFAALALIGNQLPMLVVTIIGDNLANGLASAVFIAFLSSLTSRAYTATQYALFSSLMTLPGKFLSGFGGLVVTAQGYATFFVVATLLGLPAILLAIWISRDKQLVPTPVIAEAK, via the coding sequence ATGCCCACCCCGATACCCCGGCGTAGTTGGTCGAGTGCGCTCGGTATTTACTGTCGCGCCCCTGTCATCACTATGTTGTTTTTAGGTTTTTCTGCAGGCCTGCCTTTTTTGCTGGTGTTTTCTACCCTTTCTGCATGGTTACGCAGCGATGGAGTAGAAGTGGCCGCTATTGGCTTTTTCGCCTGGATTGGCATGCTCTACTCAATCAAGTTTTTTTGGGCACCTATTGTTGACCGACTTGCACTGCCAATCCTGACGCGTTCGTTTGGACAGCGCCGTGGTTGGATGCTGCTTGCCCAGGGAATGATTGCGATAGGGCTAATTGGCTTAGCGGGGGTAAGCCCGGTGGGCAATTTGGGCTGGGTGGCGACCTTTGCGCTGCTGGTAGCCTTTGGCTCGGCCACCCAGGATATCGCCATTGACGCGTATCGCATCGAATCAGCAGATGACGATGTACAGGCTGCGATGGCTTCTACTTACATTATCGGCTATCGCGGGGGGCTGCTAGCAGCGGGTGCGGGTGCGCTCTACGTTGCCTCAGCATTTTCCTGGAATGCCGCTTATCTTTCCATGGCGGCGCTAGTAGGCATTGGCGTGATCACTGTGCTCATTCGCCCTGAACCAAAGCGCGCTTCGCTCACGGTTCAACTCATTCACGAACCAAAGGTCCGTGCCTTCATTCGTGCCAGCCGTGGCCAACCAAAAGTTTTGCGGCGTTTAGGTGCTTGGGTGATTGGTGCCATTGTGTGCCCTTTTACCGACTTCTTCCGTCGCTATGGGGTAAAGGCGCTAGGCATTTTAGTCTTTATCGCAGTGTTCCGAATTAGCGACCTTGCCATGGCCTCTATGGCAAATCCACTGTATATCGACTTAGGCTTTTCGCTGGCTACTATCGCTAACGTCACCAATATTTTTGGTATTGCCATGAGCATTACGGGAGGAATTCTTGGCGGTTTGCTGGTTGCTCGCTACGGCATTGGGCCACTGCTTATCATTGGCGCTGGCTTTGTCATGGTAACCAATCTACTGTTTGCAGCTTTGGCATTGATTGGCAACCAACTGCCCATGCTGGTGGTCACCATTATTGGCGACAACCTTGCCAACGGCTTAGCTAGTGCGGTCTTTATTGCGTTTCTCTCTAGCTTAACGTCGCGGGCGTATACCGCGACTCAGTACGCACTGTTTTCGTCGCTGATGACACTACCAGGCAAATTTCTAAGTGGTTTTGGCGGGCTGGTCGTCACCGCTCAGGGATACGCCACTTTCTTCGTAGTGGCCACTCTGCTCGGGTTACCCGCCATTCTGCTAGCCATCTGGATCAGTCGAGATAAGCAGTTGGTGCCTACCCCAGTGATCGCAGAAGCAAAATAA
- a CDS encoding SEC-C domain-containing protein: MLAVWVDQLLGFASGALSAIRQQEHYPDFMTWVRAEGADAFNGDVATAQALAPILWSQTPLERLDFASEPLATPGRNEPCWCDSGRKFKQCCYRVDFPTDIPEQMMWMLSLREWKGATLKAALESQQAPAQALLEAGLIAAESGQTGRSMQILESLFDGSDWSRLPEQAEPAFEILLDIYQERGFTRKRADLLDDVMERGPLFLRGVALERLCLMHLDNDDLDSARAAFVKAQQALPDSPTLAYIEAMLLLHEGHEAEAKERANFWYRRLVRQGELDEEQLEFLAALAENPGATLADQLLSAEEDMATPLVSLQALLAALPIAPKLTIEQDADSGRLHYTTTAREETLFAAWHEQFQVMVDEEVALGFRDDPWVNAIDWMSELCAHPEWLDAPQVVQDLTLALTSRFGSLPWMAPGLLEPLALRLSRWLEQARAAGDGSLCWDDADNAMLLRTGLALVVGMERGARQHSRELAEELLAIDPEDSLGLRELVLDQLLRDDRNEEALALTEEPQKDDGSLELGLLMGRTLALYRLENHDAAEAALADVIAHNRYALELLCAENPRPSMPHADGQVDPGSRAEAWQYRTLMRDQWRTTPGALAWLADHR, translated from the coding sequence ATGCTGGCGGTATGGGTCGATCAACTGCTGGGATTTGCCTCTGGGGCACTCTCGGCAATTAGGCAGCAAGAACACTACCCCGATTTTATGACCTGGGTGCGTGCCGAAGGCGCGGATGCGTTTAATGGCGATGTGGCAACCGCTCAGGCGCTTGCACCTATTTTATGGTCGCAAACGCCGCTAGAGCGGCTTGATTTTGCAAGCGAACCGTTGGCCACCCCAGGCCGCAATGAGCCTTGCTGGTGTGATTCAGGGCGCAAGTTCAAACAGTGCTGCTACCGCGTTGACTTCCCCACGGATATACCTGAACAGATGATGTGGATGCTTTCCCTGCGTGAGTGGAAGGGCGCTACGCTTAAAGCAGCACTAGAAAGCCAACAAGCACCTGCCCAGGCCCTATTAGAAGCCGGGTTAATTGCTGCTGAAAGCGGCCAAACCGGGCGTTCAATGCAGATTCTTGAGTCTCTGTTTGATGGCAGTGATTGGTCGCGTTTGCCGGAGCAGGCCGAGCCTGCCTTTGAAATTTTGCTAGATATTTATCAAGAGCGTGGCTTTACCCGTAAGCGTGCTGATCTGCTTGACGACGTTATGGAGCGCGGCCCGCTGTTTTTGCGCGGTGTAGCGCTAGAACGGCTGTGCTTAATGCACCTGGATAACGATGACTTAGACAGCGCCCGTGCCGCGTTCGTAAAAGCTCAGCAGGCACTGCCGGATTCACCGACGCTAGCCTATATTGAAGCCATGCTGCTGCTGCATGAAGGCCATGAAGCCGAGGCCAAAGAGCGTGCTAATTTCTGGTATCGCCGTCTTGTTCGTCAGGGTGAGCTAGATGAAGAGCAGCTTGAATTTCTAGCAGCCCTGGCAGAAAACCCGGGTGCCACCCTAGCCGACCAGCTGTTGAGTGCTGAAGAAGATATGGCGACGCCGCTGGTGTCGTTGCAGGCGCTGTTAGCTGCACTACCTATCGCTCCAAAGCTTACTATTGAGCAAGATGCCGATTCCGGAAGGTTGCACTACACCACCACTGCACGTGAAGAAACCCTGTTTGCGGCCTGGCACGAACAGTTTCAAGTGATGGTCGATGAAGAAGTTGCCTTGGGCTTTCGCGATGATCCGTGGGTGAATGCAATAGACTGGATGTCTGAGCTGTGTGCTCACCCAGAATGGTTGGATGCCCCCCAGGTAGTGCAAGATTTAACCCTAGCACTGACCAGTCGCTTTGGTAGCCTGCCGTGGATGGCACCGGGGTTGCTGGAACCGCTGGCGTTGCGTCTTTCCCGCTGGCTAGAGCAGGCTCGCGCTGCAGGTGACGGCAGCCTATGTTGGGATGATGCAGATAACGCCATGCTACTGCGGACAGGCCTTGCGCTGGTGGTAGGCATGGAGCGCGGAGCGCGCCAGCACTCCCGCGAGTTGGCCGAAGAGCTGCTCGCTATCGATCCGGAAGACAGCCTCGGCTTGAGGGAGTTGGTACTTGATCAATTATTGCGTGATGACCGCAATGAAGAAGCGCTAGCGCTCACTGAGGAGCCTCAAAAAGACGATGGCTCTTTAGAATTGGGGTTATTGATGGGCCGTACTCTAGCCCTGTATCGGTTGGAAAATCACGATGCCGCTGAAGCAGCACTGGCGGATGTGATCGCCCATAATCGCTACGCCCTTGAGCTGCTATGCGCCGAGAACCCGCGGCCTTCAATGCCTCACGCGGATGGTCAGGTCGATCCTGGCTCCCGCGCAGAAGCATGGCAATATCGTACGTTGATGCGTGACCAGTGGCGCACCACGCCAGGAGCGCTGGCGTGGTTAGCGGATCACCGCTAG